A stretch of the Bdellovibrio sp. 22V genome encodes the following:
- a CDS encoding response regulator: MGLRRFWKYLSVAKKLYAVIGVMAFLVAIELGSLYFAMQTLSSVRAFVTGESLWSKAQKDAVISLHKYARTRDPQLYDAFRENLQIPLGDSKARRSLEQNPPDLTGAHEGFIQGKIHSDDIPGVINLIMNFNSFKYVDKAIKIWKQGDDLTQELISYGERLHKEISSGADEKQIIQTLNKIDELNDRLTVLEGSFSYTLGEGSRWLEEILMITLILAVLIVESTGLFLTVSFSRNLSKGLRELNTAAHKVGQGEFDVYVPVRSGDELGQLAESLNKMAFDLRSSIGERRQAEQASQLKSLFLANMSHEIRTPLAAVIGFSELLKDPNLSENERLQYVNIIHRTGENLTRIINDILDLSKVEAGHLEIDRTQFSLTALLEDIHVMMVSRVGEKPIHVEFNRRGIVPDLIYADPLRLRQILTNILGNAIKFTEKGFVRMTYEVADHALLFTIKDTGVGIAPDQRSLLFQPFSQIDSSVSRKYEGTGLGLLLSRRLAQMMGGDVRLEDSQIGKGCTFTVRIGLDTQKLPTQKTAGAAKETHLGEQLASTSILLVDDVEDNRLLIQRMLSKRGAKLTLATNGQEGLSKALEQEYDIILMDIQMPIMDGYTATRKLRQAGYKKPIIALTAHAMKDDRDRCIEAGCTDYLTKPVQVESLIQTILTYSMEEIS, encoded by the coding sequence ATGGGTCTTCGTCGATTTTGGAAATATCTGTCAGTTGCTAAAAAACTTTATGCCGTCATAGGCGTCATGGCCTTTTTGGTTGCGATCGAATTGGGGTCCCTTTACTTCGCGATGCAGACACTTTCATCCGTTCGCGCTTTTGTCACCGGCGAAAGCTTGTGGTCGAAAGCGCAAAAAGACGCGGTGATCAGTTTGCATAAATATGCACGCACGCGCGATCCACAGCTCTATGATGCCTTTCGAGAAAATCTGCAAATTCCATTAGGGGATAGTAAAGCACGCCGTTCTTTAGAACAGAATCCTCCCGATCTTACGGGGGCTCATGAAGGCTTTATCCAGGGGAAAATTCACTCTGACGACATTCCCGGCGTGATTAATCTAATAATGAATTTTAACAGCTTCAAGTACGTGGATAAGGCGATTAAAATCTGGAAGCAAGGAGATGATCTCACGCAAGAATTGATTTCTTACGGAGAACGACTGCACAAAGAAATCTCTTCCGGCGCCGATGAAAAACAGATCATTCAAACACTGAATAAAATCGACGAACTCAATGACCGTCTGACCGTCCTTGAGGGAAGTTTTTCCTACACTTTAGGGGAAGGTTCACGCTGGCTTGAAGAAATTCTGATGATCACGCTTATTCTTGCCGTGTTGATTGTGGAAAGCACCGGTCTTTTCCTTACAGTTTCTTTCAGCCGTAATCTTTCCAAAGGACTTCGGGAACTTAATACGGCCGCTCACAAAGTGGGACAAGGCGAGTTTGATGTTTACGTTCCCGTGCGTTCAGGCGACGAACTTGGGCAACTGGCAGAATCGCTGAATAAAATGGCTTTCGATCTTCGCAGCAGTATCGGCGAGCGCCGCCAAGCCGAGCAAGCCAGCCAATTAAAAAGTCTTTTCTTGGCAAACATGAGTCACGAAATTCGCACTCCCCTGGCCGCCGTGATCGGATTTTCGGAGCTTTTAAAAGATCCAAACCTTTCTGAAAACGAACGCCTGCAATACGTGAACATCATTCATCGCACGGGTGAAAATCTCACCCGCATTATTAATGATATTCTGGATCTTTCGAAAGTCGAAGCGGGCCACTTAGAAATCGACAGAACGCAGTTTTCTTTAACTGCTCTTCTTGAAGACATCCACGTGATGATGGTTTCCCGCGTTGGCGAAAAACCCATTCACGTCGAGTTTAACCGTCGTGGGATTGTGCCGGATTTGATTTATGCGGATCCATTGCGCTTACGCCAAATCCTGACCAATATTTTGGGCAATGCAATTAAGTTCACCGAAAAAGGTTTCGTGCGAATGACTTACGAAGTGGCAGACCACGCGCTTTTATTCACGATCAAAGACACCGGGGTTGGAATTGCGCCAGATCAAAGATCTTTATTATTTCAACCCTTCAGCCAAATCGACAGCTCTGTTTCCAGAAAATACGAAGGCACAGGACTGGGATTGTTATTGTCCCGCCGTCTGGCGCAGATGATGGGCGGAGATGTTCGTCTTGAGGACAGTCAAATCGGCAAAGGCTGCACATTTACCGTGCGGATCGGTCTGGATACGCAGAAACTTCCGACACAAAAAACGGCAGGAGCCGCAAAAGAAACTCATTTAGGCGAACAGCTTGCCAGCACATCGATTCTTTTAGTCGATGACGTCGAAGACAATCGCCTCCTTATTCAACGTATGCTGAGCAAGCGCGGAGCCAAACTCACTTTGGCAACGAACGGACAAGAGGGTCTGAGCAAAGCGCTAGAGCAAGAATACGATATTATTCTTATGGATATTCAAATGCCGATCATGGATGGTTATACAGCCACCCGAAAGTTACGGCAGGCCGGATACAAGAAACCGATCATTGCTTTGACAGCGCATGCGATGAAAGACGATCGCGACCGCTGCATTGAAGCCGGTTGCACGGACTATTTAACGAAGCCCGTGCAAGTGGAGTCTTTGATTCAAACTATTCTGACTTATTCGATGGAAGAAATTTCTTAA